The Eubacterium ventriosum genome includes the window CCGTATTGAAGTGGAGGATATTGAAAATAATATGCTAAGGCTTCCGCAAATAAGTCACGCGGTTGTTTTACCAAATATAAAAGACGGAAAGGTGAAAAGTCTTACAGCTTTTGTGACAGGTGATAAAGGTGAAAAGTCTGATTTGGAATTTAGCAGACAAATAAAGACGGAACTTAAGGAAATACTTCCGGCGTATATGGTGCCTAAAAAGATAAAATATGTTGATAACATTCCTATGAATAGCAATGGAAAGGCAGACCGAAAATATTTAGGAGGATTGTTGTAATGAGCTTTTTTTCAGGAGAGTATTTTTTTACGGTACTTATATTGGTTTTGGCAGGTGCTCTTATACTTGGTTTTTTGGAAAAGCCTCTTAAATGGTACAATATAACAGTTTCCATATTAGTTATAGTTCTTGTTTTAGGTGGTGAACCTATTAAATTTGTATATTTCCTTGCATATTTTGCAATAGAGCTTGCAATTGTAAAAATATATGAATGGCTTAGAAGGACTAAGGGAAGGCAATTATGGATATACAGGCTTTTTGTTTTATTTTCAATAACACCATTAATATTCTGTAAGCTGTGCGAACTTGAAACATTTAAAAATATGGGATGGTTCCAGTTTATAGGAATATCATATTTAACCTTTAGAGTGGTACAGATTATTATTGAAATGTACGACGGGGTTATTGAGAGCATAAGCCCTTCTGATTTTGCAGAGTTTCTAATATTCTTCCCGACTTTCAGTTGTGGACCGATAGACAGAAGCCGAAGATTTATGGCTGATTCAGGGAAGGCTTATAAGAGAAGTGAATACTTAGAGCTTTTCGGAACGGGGATTGAAAAGATGGCATGGGGGTTGTTGTATAAATTTGTTCTTGCAAACCTTGCTTATAAAGTTATGAGTCTTGTAATGGCAAAAACAATATTGCAGGTTTTGGCATATTCTTATGCATATGGAATATATATGTTCTTTGACTTTGCAGGATACAGTCTTATGGCGATTGGAACCGGATATATGCTTGGCATAAAAGTTCCGGAAAACTTTAACAAACCTTTTATCAGCACTGATATGAAAGACTTCTGGGCAAGATGGCACATATCATTATCAGAATGGTTTAGGGATT containing:
- the dltB gene encoding D-alanyl-lipoteichoic acid biosynthesis protein DltB, which produces MSFFSGEYFFTVLILVLAGALILGFLEKPLKWYNITVSILVIVLVLGGEPIKFVYFLAYFAIELAIVKIYEWLRRTKGRQLWIYRLFVLFSITPLIFCKLCELETFKNMGWFQFIGISYLTFRVVQIIIEMYDGVIESISPSDFAEFLIFFPTFSCGPIDRSRRFMADSGKAYKRSEYLELFGTGIEKMAWGLLYKFVLANLAYKVMSLVMAKTILQVLAYSYAYGIYMFFDFAGYSLMAIGTGYMLGIKVPENFNKPFISTDMKDFWARWHISLSEWFRDFIFTRFIMSSMKKKRFKTRLTTASVGFIINMFVMGIWHGLAIQYLVYGLYHGVLLALTEIYQKKSKFYKKNKKKRWYKIVSWAITMNFVMFGFLIFSGHII